From the Streptomyces sp. KMM 9044 genome, one window contains:
- a CDS encoding non-ribosomal peptide synthetase, which translates to MAASERETKELMAGQVAVWYAQQLAPENPVYHIAEYVELRGKLDTELFMRALRATMIEAETVRLRIRLVDNEPRQYLGAVDDHSVQILDVTAEPDPHAAAETWMTRRLRKPMKLLGEPLTGHALIKVGQDRHYWLHYAHHLVMDGYSGQLFANRLAQRYTALSEGREAGPDGAMEPVSVLLDEDGTYRASPAHTEDRQFWTDALSDTARAARAVRSDGYRPRQLPQVPVRQRDEIAPDETDGLKRNARRLRTSLAGLSIAAAAVYHHRTTGAQDVVIGIPVLGRVGRRTRGIPGMTSNILPIRISIGRATTTADLLRQIAAEMRAANRHQRYRYEDMLRDLKLLGGNPLCDLIVNVMSFDYQLGFGDCTGTAHNLANGPIDTLSIDVYDRRDGTGLQVDADIHRGARDLEPEEAVCLRFVRILRRLARTEPTDLVRGIDVLSAAERSRVLAEWNGTAAETLTEPSVQALLDTQAATSRVYVLDAELRPVPPGVIGELYLAGAADHAKLRAERLVADPFAADGSRMYRTEVRVRWSGEGELEFPGATGGTEPGRRTPERIKESDGESDAGRGRADTRADVLRALFAEILDLESVDADDDFFDLGGHSLLATQLVSRIRSTLNVELPMRAVFEEPTVAGLLGRLTGADTARVVLAGRERPERVPLSYAQRRLWFLDRLEGPSATYNTPVVMKLTGRLDSSALRAAMRDVLERHEALRTVLPTEDGEPYQSVIPMDELDWEMEEVTVRDSGGAYERLSEMTDLPETTASPTATALDPARAELAEAVVGASAHVFDLSTEVPVKVWLFRTERLDEHVLVVLVHHIAGDGWSMGPLARDISTAYAARCVDAAPAWDPLTVQYVDYTLWQRELLGSDDDPGSLLSRQVAYWREALAGAPEELGLPVDRPRPAVPSHRGRTAVFGVPGEVHARLLDLARAEGVTPFMVLQGVLAVLLSRLGAGEDIPIGSAIAGRTDEALDDLVGCFVNTLVIRTDLSGDPTFTEVLGRVREAGISAFEHQDVPFERLVEELAPQRSLARHPLFQVVLTMNDIPDELMELPGLRAELISTARPAVKFDLDVMVGEVFDADGAPAGVRGSLTTAADLFDEGAAERIAGWLVRVLEELVADPAMRVGAVEVLSPAERVEVLDGWNDTSVSVGGESVLGLFEAQVVRTPGAVAVVQDGVELSYGELERRANRLARFLLVQGVGAESVVGLCLPRGVETLVGMLAVWKAGAGYLPVDAGHPAERIAFMLADSRAVLTLTTEEILEDLPAGRHRLVAVDGALVGMQLAGLEDTAPEVSIDPGQVAYVVYTSGSTGRPKGVAVTQGGLANYVGSVPARVGFDRPGGGFAVLQGQATDLGNTTIFAALVCGGVLHFLAEDMVTDPALVRGYVADHGIEGVKAVPSHVAALGAPVFESVGSLVLGGESAPPALVGDLLAAGGGRVFNHYGPTETTIGVATTELSAGDVAAGVVPVGRPVANTRFYVLDEYLAPVPVGVVGELYVAGAQLARGYVGRPGLTGERFVACPYGSGGERMYRTGTAPAGRSMAVWCSRGVLMIR; encoded by the coding sequence ATGGCTGCATCTGAACGTGAAACCAAGGAACTCATGGCCGGCCAGGTTGCTGTCTGGTACGCACAGCAACTCGCCCCTGAGAACCCGGTTTACCACATCGCCGAATACGTCGAGCTACGCGGAAAACTCGACACCGAACTCTTTATGCGTGCGCTGCGCGCCACCATGATCGAGGCCGAAACGGTCCGGCTACGCATTAGGCTCGTCGACAACGAGCCGCGGCAGTACCTCGGCGCCGTGGACGACCATTCCGTCCAGATACTCGACGTCACCGCCGAACCGGACCCGCACGCCGCCGCCGAGACGTGGATGACGCGCCGGTTGCGCAAGCCCATGAAACTCCTCGGCGAGCCGTTGACGGGTCATGCCCTGATCAAGGTCGGGCAGGACCGCCACTATTGGCTGCACTACGCGCACCACCTCGTCATGGACGGGTACAGCGGCCAGCTGTTCGCCAACAGGCTCGCGCAGCGGTACACGGCACTCTCGGAAGGCCGGGAAGCCGGACCGGACGGTGCCATGGAGCCCGTCTCCGTACTGCTCGACGAGGACGGCACCTACCGTGCTTCCCCCGCACACACGGAGGACCGGCAGTTCTGGACGGACGCGCTGTCGGACACCGCCCGCGCCGCCCGCGCCGTACGGTCCGACGGGTACAGGCCACGGCAGCTTCCGCAGGTGCCCGTCCGGCAGCGCGACGAGATCGCCCCGGATGAGACCGACGGCCTGAAGCGGAATGCGCGCCGGCTGAGGACCAGCCTGGCCGGACTGTCGATCGCCGCCGCGGCCGTCTACCATCACCGGACCACAGGCGCGCAGGACGTCGTGATCGGCATCCCGGTGCTGGGGCGTGTCGGACGCCGGACCCGTGGCATCCCGGGAATGACGTCGAACATCCTGCCGATCCGCATCTCCATCGGCCGAGCGACCACGACCGCGGATCTCCTGCGGCAGATCGCGGCAGAGATGCGCGCGGCCAACCGCCACCAGCGTTACCGGTACGAGGACATGCTCCGCGACCTGAAGCTGCTCGGCGGCAATCCGCTGTGCGATCTCATCGTCAATGTCATGTCGTTCGACTACCAACTCGGCTTCGGTGACTGCACCGGGACCGCCCACAACCTCGCCAACGGGCCCATCGACACGCTCAGCATCGACGTCTACGACCGGCGGGACGGCACCGGCCTCCAGGTGGACGCCGACATCCACAGAGGCGCCCGGGACCTGGAACCGGAAGAGGCCGTCTGCCTCCGGTTCGTGAGGATCCTGCGACGGCTCGCCCGGACCGAGCCGACCGATCTCGTCAGAGGCATCGACGTCCTGTCGGCCGCGGAGCGTTCCCGGGTACTGGCCGAGTGGAACGGCACGGCGGCCGAGACGCTGACGGAGCCGTCGGTACAGGCGCTGCTCGACACGCAGGCGGCGACGAGCCGGGTGTACGTGCTCGACGCGGAGCTGCGCCCGGTCCCGCCGGGGGTGATCGGCGAGCTCTACCTGGCCGGTGCGGCGGACCACGCCAAGCTGCGGGCGGAGCGGCTGGTGGCGGACCCCTTCGCGGCGGACGGGTCACGGATGTACCGGACTGAGGTCCGGGTGCGCTGGAGCGGCGAAGGTGAGCTGGAGTTCCCGGGAGCGACGGGCGGCACGGAGCCGGGCCGGCGCACACCGGAGCGGATCAAGGAGTCGGACGGGGAGTCGGACGCGGGTCGGGGCCGGGCCGATACCCGGGCAGACGTGCTTCGCGCGCTCTTCGCCGAGATCCTGGACCTGGAGAGCGTGGACGCCGACGACGACTTCTTCGATCTGGGCGGTCATTCGCTGCTGGCGACACAACTGGTCAGCCGTATCCGCAGCACGCTGAACGTGGAACTGCCGATGCGGGCAGTGTTCGAGGAGCCGACGGTCGCCGGTCTCCTCGGCAGGCTGACGGGCGCGGACACGGCGCGCGTCGTCCTGGCGGGAAGGGAGCGGCCAGAGCGGGTGCCTCTGTCGTACGCGCAGCGCCGGCTGTGGTTTCTGGACCGGCTCGAAGGACCCAGCGCCACCTACAACACTCCCGTGGTGATGAAGCTGACCGGCCGGCTCGACTCCTCGGCGCTGAGGGCCGCCATGCGGGATGTCCTCGAGCGCCACGAAGCGCTGCGCACGGTGCTGCCCACCGAGGACGGCGAGCCTTACCAGTCGGTCATCCCCATGGACGAACTGGACTGGGAGATGGAGGAGGTCACCGTCCGCGACTCGGGCGGGGCCTACGAGCGGCTTTCGGAGATGACCGACCTGCCCGAAACGACTGCGTCACCGACCGCAACGGCATTGGACCCGGCGCGAGCGGAGCTCGCGGAAGCGGTGGTCGGTGCGTCTGCTCACGTGTTCGACCTGTCGACCGAGGTGCCGGTGAAGGTGTGGCTGTTCCGGACCGAACGTCTGGACGAGCACGTGCTGGTCGTGCTGGTGCACCACATCGCCGGGGACGGTTGGTCGATGGGGCCGCTCGCGCGCGACATCTCGACCGCGTACGCGGCGCGGTGCGTTGACGCCGCCCCTGCGTGGGACCCGCTGACGGTGCAGTACGTGGACTACACCCTGTGGCAGCGGGAGCTGCTGGGTTCGGACGACGACCCGGGGAGTCTGCTGTCGCGGCAGGTGGCGTATTGGCGCGAGGCGCTGGCGGGGGCACCGGAGGAACTGGGGCTGCCGGTGGACCGGCCGCGCCCGGCCGTGCCCAGCCATCGCGGCCGTACAGCCGTCTTCGGTGTGCCGGGTGAGGTGCATGCCCGGCTGCTCGACCTGGCACGAGCGGAGGGCGTGACGCCCTTCATGGTGCTGCAAGGCGTGCTGGCCGTGCTGCTGTCCCGGCTGGGGGCAGGAGAGGACATCCCGATCGGTTCGGCGATCGCGGGCCGTACGGACGAGGCCCTGGACGACCTGGTCGGCTGCTTCGTCAACACCCTGGTGATACGGACGGACTTGTCCGGCGATCCGACGTTCACCGAGGTGCTGGGCCGGGTACGGGAGGCCGGAATCAGCGCCTTCGAGCATCAGGACGTGCCGTTCGAGCGGCTGGTGGAGGAGCTCGCTCCACAGCGTTCCCTGGCCCGCCACCCTCTCTTCCAGGTCGTCCTGACTATGAACGACATCCCCGACGAGCTCATGGAGCTCCCGGGGCTGCGCGCGGAGCTGATCTCGACCGCACGTCCCGCGGTGAAGTTCGACCTGGACGTGATGGTGGGTGAGGTGTTTGACGCCGACGGCGCGCCGGCGGGTGTCAGGGGCTCGCTGACCACGGCGGCGGACCTGTTCGACGAGGGAGCCGCTGAGCGGATCGCGGGTTGGCTGGTCCGGGTGCTCGAAGAACTGGTGGCGGACCCGGCGATGCGGGTCGGCGCGGTGGAGGTGCTGTCTCCGGCGGAGCGGGTTGAGGTTCTGGACGGCTGGAACGACACGTCTGTCTCCGTTGGTGGGGAGTCGGTGTTGGGGTTGTTCGAGGCGCAGGTGGTGCGTACTCCGGGTGCGGTGGCGGTGGTGCAGGACGGTGTGGAGCTGTCCTATGGGGAGCTTGAGCGGCGGGCGAATCGGTTGGCTCGTTTCCTGTTGGTGCAGGGGGTGGGTGCGGAGTCGGTGGTGGGGCTGTGTCTGCCGCGTGGGGTGGAGACGTTGGTGGGGATGCTGGCGGTGTGGAAGGCGGGGGCGGGGTATCTGCCGGTGGATGCGGGGCATCCGGCGGAGCGGATCGCGTTCATGCTCGCGGACAGTCGTGCGGTGCTGACGTTGACGACGGAGGAGATTCTGGAGGATCTTCCGGCGGGGCGGCATCGTCTGGTGGCGGTCGACGGGGCGCTGGTGGGGATGCAGCTGGCCGGGCTGGAGGACACCGCGCCGGAGGTGTCGATCGATCCGGGGCAGGTGGCGTATGTGGTGTATACGTCGGGTTCGACGGGCCGTCCGAAGGGTGTGGCGGTCACGCAGGGCGGTCTGGCGAACTATGTGGGCTCGGTTCCGGCCCGGGTGGGCTTCGACCGGCCCGGTGGCGGGTTCGCGGTGCTGCAGGGACAGGCGACCGATCTGGGCAACACCACGATCTTCGCGGCTCTGGTGTGCGGGGGCGTCCTGCACTTCCTTGCCGAGGACATGGTGACGGACCCGGCGTTGGTGCGGGGGTATGTGGCCGACCATGGGATCGAGGGTGTGAAGGCGGTGCCCTCGCACGTGGCCGCTTTGGGTGCGCCGGTCTTCGAGTCGGTGGGATCACTGGTCCTGGGAGGCGAATCCGCACCCCCCGCCCTGGTGGGTGATCTGCTGGCCGCTGGTGGTGGGAGGGTGTTCAACCACTATGGTCCGACGGAGACGACCATCGGTGTCGCCACGACCGAGTTGTCGGCGGGGGATGTGGCGGCCGGGGTGGTTCCGGTGGGCCGGCCGGTGGCGAACACCCGCTTCTACGTCCTTGACGAGTATCTGGCGCCGGTGCCGGTGGGTGTGGTCGGGGAGCTGTATGTGGCGGGTGCGCAGTTGGCGCGGGGGTATGTGGGCCGGCCGGGCCTGACCGGGGAGCGTTTCGTGGCCTGCCCGTACGGGTCTGGTGGTGAGCGGATGTACCGGACGGGGACCGCGCCCGCTGGACGGTCGATGGCCGTCTGGTGTTCGCGGGGCGTGCTGATGATCAGGTGA
- a CDS encoding helix-turn-helix domain-containing protein, with translation MLRNARTRAGMTQNQLAEISTVSVRAIRDLELDRTGTPRVQTIRLLADALRLVGARRAELEAAAGLRAVRSLYDDLPAPSTVLAPPLAREEEAASLTRLLRSPGHQLIKVTGPPGVGKTSLIQSVAGELHRTEFMPVISLDRIGAAPHGRHEASLRLVRRVAEAIGCDSALTEVAGSLASHDVLLVADERDLDDGDRQDLRVLVQLCRGLRVLLETCTVTVDRAGATTFTLFPLHVPEWSRQTPDPAAADSPVVQYMLARCAPLYPEDVSAPETLTAIAGICWHLDGIPAALESALSWLLIYEPAELLRIAEESPARLTASPSGEHASLVDWVRQALATLPESGMRTLHRLVDAPPWTVKDAVALLAGSGADAEDSLRDLRARGLVRRVKSVRGEPQRFVVLNLVRHLVHSARDPRPDPYDAPVSWGGLHPVQTLAS, from the coding sequence ATGCTGAGAAATGCACGAACGCGCGCCGGCATGACCCAGAATCAGCTTGCCGAAATCTCCACGGTAAGCGTGCGGGCGATACGTGACCTCGAACTCGATCGTACGGGGACCCCGCGCGTGCAGACCATACGGTTGCTTGCGGACGCCCTGCGATTGGTGGGCGCTCGGCGTGCGGAACTGGAAGCCGCCGCGGGGCTGAGGGCGGTCCGGTCGCTCTACGACGACCTGCCGGCGCCGTCGACTGTTCTTGCCCCTCCCCTCGCCCGCGAGGAGGAGGCGGCGTCGCTGACCAGGTTGCTGCGCTCCCCCGGTCATCAGCTGATCAAGGTGACAGGGCCGCCGGGGGTGGGCAAGACGTCCCTGATCCAGAGCGTCGCCGGCGAGCTGCACCGGACCGAGTTCATGCCGGTGATCTCCTTGGACCGGATCGGGGCGGCGCCCCACGGCCGGCACGAGGCTTCGCTCCGGCTGGTGCGCCGGGTCGCCGAGGCGATCGGGTGCGACAGTGCCCTGACGGAGGTGGCAGGCAGCCTCGCCTCGCACGATGTCCTGCTCGTCGCCGACGAGCGCGACCTCGACGACGGGGACCGGCAGGACCTGCGGGTCCTCGTGCAGCTCTGCAGAGGCCTGCGGGTGTTGCTCGAGACCTGTACGGTGACCGTGGACCGTGCCGGGGCGACGACCTTCACCCTCTTCCCGCTGCACGTTCCCGAATGGAGCCGGCAGACCCCCGATCCCGCCGCCGCCGATTCCCCCGTCGTGCAGTACATGCTCGCGCGCTGCGCCCCCCTGTATCCGGAGGACGTCTCGGCACCGGAGACCCTGACCGCGATCGCCGGAATATGCTGGCACCTCGACGGAATTCCGGCGGCGCTCGAATCGGCGCTCTCCTGGCTACTCATCTATGAACCTGCCGAACTGCTGCGCATCGCCGAGGAGTCGCCGGCGCGGCTGACGGCGTCGCCGTCCGGTGAGCACGCCTCGCTCGTCGACTGGGTGCGTCAGGCCCTCGCCACGCTCCCCGAGTCGGGCATGCGTACCCTGCACAGACTGGTCGACGCACCTCCTTGGACTGTGAAGGACGCCGTCGCGCTTCTGGCCGGCTCCGGCGCGGACGCGGAGGACAGTCTCCGCGATCTGCGTGCTCGCGGCCTGGTGCGCCGTGTGAAGTCCGTGCGCGGGGAGCCGCAGCGGTTCGTGGTCCTCAACCTGGTACGCCACCTCGTTCACTCGGCTCGTGATCCCCGGCCCGACCCTTACGACGCGCCCGTTTCCTGGGGCGGGCTGCACCCCGTCCAGACCTTGGCATCGTGA
- a CDS encoding IS4 family transposase → MLISRLERLGLGVLTRSCPPELVDRVVGDASRSEKRRRLLSARFTVYFVLVMCLFPQADYLEVLRLVKTRDPGLRSWTGVNKSSLTRARQRLGWTVMRDLFRAVARPLGGSGELFRGLRVLALDGTLLAVPDSAGNNDTFGKSGSQRSPMGYPQARVVAVAECSSHAVLDAVIGGFKESERIVSDALEAHIGAGTLLLADRGLWGLARWHRLRERGTHLLWRIERRKARRVQDVLPDGSYLARIEANKHSKAAGTVKAPPSLVIEYRIDGQPDIVRLITSLTDHAKYPAAELAALYARRWEIELVFDEIKTHQRGRPVLRSQTPDGVRQEIYAHLIVHHATRDLLDEAARLHRSTAERTSFTRALHIVRRTVISPSGFSPLRPQTRPAPRTHRDRPQPPASPPTP, encoded by the coding sequence GTGCTGATATCTCGTCTGGAGCGGTTGGGGCTGGGAGTCCTGACCCGGTCGTGCCCGCCCGAGCTGGTGGACCGGGTGGTCGGTGACGCCAGCCGCTCGGAGAAGCGCCGGCGTCTGCTGTCCGCTCGGTTCACGGTCTACTTTGTGCTGGTGATGTGCTTGTTTCCCCAGGCCGACTACCTGGAGGTCTTGCGCCTGGTGAAGACCAGGGATCCGGGACTGCGGTCGTGGACCGGGGTCAACAAGTCCTCGCTGACCAGGGCCCGGCAGAGGCTCGGATGGACCGTGATGCGGGACTTGTTCCGTGCCGTGGCCCGGCCCCTGGGCGGGAGTGGAGAGCTGTTCCGCGGTCTGCGGGTCCTGGCCCTGGACGGGACCCTGCTGGCTGTGCCCGACTCGGCAGGGAACAACGACACCTTCGGCAAGTCCGGCTCCCAGCGCAGTCCCATGGGATATCCACAGGCAAGGGTGGTCGCCGTCGCGGAGTGCTCCTCCCATGCCGTGCTCGACGCCGTGATCGGCGGGTTCAAGGAGTCCGAACGCATCGTCTCCGACGCCCTCGAAGCCCACATCGGAGCCGGCACGTTGTTGCTGGCCGATCGCGGCCTCTGGGGCCTGGCCCGCTGGCACCGGCTGCGGGAACGGGGCACTCACCTGTTGTGGCGGATCGAGCGGCGCAAAGCCCGCCGGGTCCAGGACGTCCTGCCGGACGGCAGCTACCTGGCCCGGATCGAGGCGAACAAACACAGTAAGGCGGCCGGAACAGTCAAGGCCCCGCCGTCGCTGGTGATCGAGTACCGCATCGACGGACAGCCGGACATCGTCCGGCTGATCACCAGCCTGACCGACCACGCGAAATACCCGGCCGCCGAGCTCGCAGCCCTCTACGCCCGACGCTGGGAGATCGAGCTGGTCTTCGACGAGATCAAGACCCATCAACGCGGCCGACCAGTCCTGAGGTCGCAGACCCCGGACGGAGTGCGACAAGAGATCTACGCGCACCTGATCGTGCACCATGCCACTCGCGACCTGCTGGACGAGGCCGCCCGACTGCACCGCAGCACCGCCGAGCGGACCTCGTTCACCCGGGCCCTGCACATCGTCCGCCGCACGGTGATCTCGCCGAGCGGCTTTTCCCCCCTCCGCCCGCAGACGCGACCGGCACCTCGGACTCACCGAGATCGGCCGCAGCCTCCTGCCTCGCCGCCGACTCCGTGA
- a CDS encoding amino acid adenylation domain-containing protein — MVRAQNHAARLRLSEPAQESELRVPGAQDVAPVRLAAAPEWGLGAGGDDRFGTTWTVLPPDELADEASLRTALAVTLHRYDGGDTEEVALGSAQGAFSVRVSGTLDEMRRRPHTPTGDPVVAGTRPGSDGEPLPAPAPAFPLTFSLVRRADGRLWLRCDHALSHVCPAIAEQLARHVAHVYGQAATSPQTPAAAAELFDDGERRRIVRLGSSAPVQRPPASTVHEAFAAVAAGAPDAVALSDEDLELTYGQLDHLAGVFAANLQARGIRAGDRVGVCLDRSAELVAVLLGVLKAGATYVPVDPAYPAERIAYTMDNASARLLVTRLGEPAGPDACRRVTPDQLLDDLTFEAPEGLGGTHTAYVIHTSGSTGRPKGVAVPHGNVLSLVQAAGTGLGLGTEDVWTLFHSSAFDFSVWEMWGCLLTGGRLVIVPHFTSRDPEQFRELLAAHGVTVLNQTPSALSNLLSVDYADLPVRLVILGGEPLDARMLLPWFDAYPPERCRVVNMFGITETTVHVTAQPVTPDLALGATRSVGRPLPGWHVYVLDSAGRLLPPGAAGEICVAGAGVAQGYVGRPDLTAERFLPDPYNGGRMYRSGDLGRLRPDGALEHLGRIDGQVKIRGFRIELDEIRSVLLESGCVRTAAVVVPPDGSGANGVRIDAYVVLDGGDVAAVRTHAAAVLPDYMVPATVTEVGALPLTTSGKVDVAKLPAPQITTRSATDHTPTADDAMAARLQELWSELLGFPIGLDDDFFEAGGNSVVAVKGSAAMRAEGMPTLRLRQFYRHPTIRQVVAALKAAEA, encoded by the coding sequence ATGGTGAGGGCACAGAATCACGCGGCCCGGCTCCGGCTGAGCGAGCCGGCACAGGAGTCCGAGCTCCGGGTGCCGGGTGCCCAGGACGTAGCGCCGGTGCGGCTCGCCGCCGCTCCCGAGTGGGGACTGGGCGCGGGCGGCGACGACCGGTTCGGCACGACGTGGACGGTGCTGCCCCCCGATGAGCTGGCCGACGAGGCGAGCCTGCGAACGGCCCTTGCCGTGACGCTCCATCGCTACGACGGCGGCGACACGGAAGAGGTCGCCCTCGGGTCCGCTCAGGGGGCCTTCAGCGTGCGGGTGAGCGGCACGCTCGACGAGATGCGCCGACGCCCGCACACGCCCACCGGTGATCCGGTGGTGGCCGGCACGCGGCCCGGCAGCGACGGCGAGCCACTGCCCGCGCCGGCCCCGGCCTTCCCCCTGACCTTCTCCCTCGTGCGCCGGGCGGACGGCCGGCTCTGGCTGCGCTGCGACCACGCACTGAGCCACGTGTGCCCCGCGATCGCCGAGCAGTTGGCACGTCATGTCGCCCACGTGTACGGGCAGGCGGCGACATCACCGCAGACGCCCGCCGCCGCGGCCGAGCTCTTCGACGACGGCGAACGGCGGCGCATCGTACGTCTCGGCAGTTCGGCCCCCGTGCAGCGGCCCCCGGCGAGCACTGTGCACGAGGCGTTCGCCGCAGTCGCGGCCGGAGCACCCGACGCCGTCGCGCTGTCCGACGAGGACCTGGAACTCACCTATGGACAGCTCGACCACCTGGCGGGCGTGTTCGCGGCGAACCTCCAGGCGAGGGGCATACGCGCCGGCGACCGCGTCGGCGTGTGCCTGGACCGATCCGCCGAGCTGGTCGCGGTACTCCTGGGTGTGCTCAAGGCCGGCGCGACCTACGTCCCGGTCGACCCCGCGTACCCGGCGGAGCGCATCGCGTACACGATGGACAACGCGTCGGCGCGCCTGCTCGTGACCCGGCTCGGCGAGCCCGCCGGACCGGACGCATGCCGGAGGGTGACGCCTGACCAGCTGCTCGACGACCTCACCTTCGAGGCACCCGAGGGCCTCGGCGGTACGCACACGGCGTACGTGATCCACACGTCCGGCTCGACCGGACGGCCCAAGGGCGTCGCCGTCCCCCATGGCAACGTACTGAGTCTGGTCCAGGCCGCCGGCACCGGTCTTGGGCTCGGTACGGAAGACGTATGGACCCTCTTCCACTCGAGCGCCTTCGACTTCTCGGTGTGGGAGATGTGGGGCTGCCTGCTGACAGGCGGCCGCCTCGTGATCGTGCCCCACTTCACCTCCCGTGACCCGGAGCAGTTCCGCGAGCTCCTGGCGGCGCACGGGGTCACAGTCCTCAACCAGACGCCCTCGGCGCTCTCCAACCTCCTGTCCGTCGACTACGCGGACCTTCCGGTACGGCTGGTGATCCTGGGCGGCGAACCGCTCGACGCCAGGATGCTGCTGCCCTGGTTCGACGCCTACCCGCCAGAGCGCTGCCGGGTGGTGAACATGTTCGGCATCACCGAGACCACGGTCCATGTCACCGCCCAGCCGGTGACCCCCGACCTGGCCCTCGGTGCCACGCGCTCGGTGGGCAGGCCGCTGCCGGGATGGCATGTCTACGTCCTGGACTCCGCGGGGCGGCTGCTCCCGCCCGGCGCCGCCGGTGAGATCTGTGTCGCCGGGGCCGGTGTCGCCCAGGGCTACGTCGGCCGGCCGGACCTGACCGCGGAACGGTTCCTGCCCGATCCGTACAACGGCGGCCGCATGTACCGCAGCGGCGACCTGGGGCGACTGCGGCCGGACGGCGCGCTGGAGCATCTGGGACGCATCGACGGCCAGGTGAAGATCCGCGGGTTCCGTATCGAACTGGATGAGATCCGCTCGGTGCTCCTGGAGAGCGGATGCGTCCGGACCGCCGCAGTCGTCGTGCCCCCGGACGGCAGCGGCGCGAACGGCGTGCGCATCGACGCCTACGTGGTCCTGGACGGCGGTGACGTGGCGGCGGTCCGCACCCACGCCGCCGCGGTACTGCCCGACTACATGGTCCCGGCGACGGTGACGGAGGTGGGTGCACTCCCGCTGACCACGAGCGGCAAGGTCGATGTGGCGAAGCTGCCCGCCCCGCAGATCACCACCCGGTCCGCCACGGACCACACGCCGACGGCCGACGACGCGATGGCCGCCCGACTGCAGGAGCTCTGGTCGGAGCTGCTGGGATTCCCGATCGGTCTGGACGACGACTTCTTCGAAGCGGGCGGCAACTCGGTGGTCGCGGTAAAGGGTTCCGCGGCGATGCGTGCCGAGGGCATGCCCACGCTCCGGCTGCGGCAGTTCTACCGTCATCCCACCATCCGCCAGGTGGTGGCGGCCCTCAAGGCAGCCGAGGCGTGA